From Coffea arabica cultivar ET-39 chromosome 2e, Coffea Arabica ET-39 HiFi, whole genome shotgun sequence, the proteins below share one genomic window:
- the LOC140036147 gene encoding uncharacterized protein, whose amino-acid sequence MDRNSVRRMRYAKMDKGKKDALLQRRRDAYAEKKCTGHSSATDALGASQLEQCVHYKKDPLSTSQQVDSFVSVSDSFAQDIRLPSHTTPPTVRQKKVYKSRQSKRMPGASKGLQESGAFPSAAGTLPPDNHVLVNSDDALADMLDATANKLASKLNPQSSSVEPSPSMILQAVSSLSQALSVPPIEEGTCVIDLGRAESSGVANNAQILVSTHALKEGRKRKTRRTAYSRLEKIPEHSIALPNAPNCQHCGAKRFHLEPPKFCCAGGDVSVVVPVMPYSLYRLFSGTDEECVEFRKHIRTYNNNVAFTTFGAKYDHDLTKNTKGVYTFRVQGQVYHLLDSLISSGKQPTGIQLYFFDEEEELSTRLRNSPRLRESTMKLLMRILESNPYTRFFKSLRDVADLENHKIVLNSNPSLDQRVYNLPTSSQVAAIWTESEGESLEKGPQIQYPLLFPHGECGWRHGILRNCDSSKRKRDASDDANVIDASSIRTASDLIRMEQEASENGRKERRTVSAREYYCYLLQMRENDRSMLLHARRLLQQFVVDVYVKIETSRLDFHRKKQNDVRTEILQGVIDSISVGQRQGSQVGRRVYLPASFIGGPRDMRRRYIDAMALVQKYGRPDIFITMTCNTNWKEIQENLKYGEDAQDRPDLVSRVFRAKFEMLKSEILKKKIFGEVQALVYVIEFQKRGLPHAHLLLILKHEYKPLNPEAYDQIVSAEIPDPDKQRYLYSLVIKHMMHGPCGQLNKDNVCMKNGTCRNHYPKDFSEYTIHTEDSYPHYRRRRNGRVVRVRNKTLGNRWVVPYNPYLLALFDCHMNVEICSTVRLVKYLYKYVYKGHDRISFHINTGSAAENIDEINDFQSGRWVAAAEAFWRIYRFSLNEMTPSVYALQVHLPGHQMISFHKHSDLADVVNRADFSKTMLTQFFHMNKTDKIAQNLNCLYRDFPEFFVWTPKTRNWTPRKRRSVIGRLVTVSPTEGERYYLRLLLSHVHAPTSFEDLLTVNGKLALSYREAAFEMGLLQSDTYLEDALTDAATFQMPFSLRTLFAVLLVYCSPSNPRLLWERFEGELSQDLKRNSHLTDCDSDQIRMRTLQEINRILEQMGRNVSDYHLVPEGFSLVCDDRLTKEIESERNIPFTEEDLLLSSKLNEAQKHAYDVILTEVYSSGSKSFFVDGPGGTGKTFLYRSLLATLRSQGYIAIAVASSGVAASILPGGRTAHSRFKIPLDVSASRTCQISKQSSIAKLISLAKLILWDEASMAKKDTVEAFDLLLKDVMDSDMPFGGKIVVFGGDFRQTLPVIPNASRDQQIEASFVNSLLWNTLTKLSLSENMRALLDLPYSDFLLRVGEGREPEDLEGKISLCEHLLIRYNNKNESLNRLVDFVFSDLCLYSLDPYSMINRCVLTPKNSCVDDINEMMIDRFPGQAYVYMSTDRTLNERDQGDYQDFLNSLNPKGLPPHKLVLKENCPIILLRNLNPTEGLCNGTRLICRSLKQHVLCAEIAVGEHRGKQIVLPRIPLQTSDAEKIGIPFKRIQFPIKLCFAMTINKSQGQTLDRVGIYLREPVFSHGQLYVALSRAKMATAVKVLIMPPTFHDTVVEVKTRNVVYREILELAKR is encoded by the exons ATGGACCGCAACTCTGTTCGCCGTATGCGTTATGCTAAGATGGACAAGGGGAAAAAGGATGCCTTGTTGCAGCGTAGGCGAGATGCCTACGCGGAAAAAAAATGTACTGGCCATTCTTCTGCTACTGACGCTCTCGGTGCATCTCAGTTAGAGCAATGTGTGCACTATAAAAAAGATCCTTTGTCTACTTCACAACAAGTGGATTCATTTGTTTCCGTCTCTGATTCTTTTGCTCAAGATATCCGACTACCTTCTCATACTACTCCTCCTACCGTTCGTCAAAAAAAGGTATATAAAAGTAGGCAAAGCAAACGCATGCCCGGTGCCTCAAAAGGTTTGCAGGAATCAGGTGCTTTCCCGTCTGCCGCAGGAACTCTCCCCCCTGATAACCATGTACTTGTCAACAGTGATGATGCGTTAGCTGACATGCTTGATGCTACCGCAAACAAACTGGCTTCTAAGCTTAACCCGCAATCATCGTCTGTTGAACCATCTCCTTCTATGATTCTTCAGGCTGTGTCTTCACTGTCACAAG CTCTTTCTGTTCCTCCTATAGAAGAAGGCACCTGTGTTATTGACTTAGGTAGAGCGGAATCATCTGGTGTTGCAAACAATGCACAAATCCTTGTTAGTACACATGCTCTTAAAGAAG ggagaaaaagaaaaactaggcGCACCGCGTACTCTCGCTTGGAAAAGATCCCTGAACATTCTATTGCTTTGCCAAATGCTCCAAACTGTCAACATTGTGGAGCAAAGAGATTTCACTTGGAACCTCCAAAATTCTGTTGCGCGGGTGGTGACGTTTCTGTTGTTGTGCCCGTCATGCCTTATAGTCTTTATCGTCTTTTTTCTGGTACAGATGAAGAGTGTGTTGAGTTTCGCAAACACATCCGTACTTATAACAATAATGTCGCCTTCACTACTTTTGGTGCAAAGTATGACCATGATCTTACAAAGAACACCAAAGGAGTTTATACCTTTCGCGTTCAAGGTCAGGTTTATCATTTGTTAGATAGCTTAATCTCCTCCGGCAAGCAACCTACAGGCATACAGTTATATTTTTTTGATGAGGAGGAAGAGCTATCTACGAGGCTTCGTAATTCCCCTAGGCTTCGTGAGAGTACTATGAAGCTCTTAATGCGTATTCTTGAGTCTAATCCTTACACTAGATTCTTTAAGAGCTTGCGGGATGTGGCAGATCTGGAAAATCACAAGATTGTTCTTAACTCCAATCCTAGCTTAGATCAAAGGGTCTATAATCTACCAACCTCATCCCAAGTTGCTGCAATCTGGACAGAATCTGAGGGCGAGTCGCTTGAAAAAGGTCCACAAATTCAG TATCCTCTCCTATTTCCTCACGGTGAGTGTGGTTGGCGTCATGGGATACTAAGAAATTGTGACTCAAGTAAACGAAAACGTGATGCTTCTGATGATGCCAATGTAATTGATGCTTCTTCAATACGGACTGCCTCAGATTTGATTCGCATGGAACAGGAAG CTTCTGAAAACGGCAGAAAAGAACGCCGCACTGTTTCTGCCCGAGAGTATTATTGTTACTTACTCCAGATGAGAGAAAACGATCGTTCCATGTTATTGCATGCAAGGAGGCTCTTACAACAGTTTGTTGTTGATGTCTATGTAAAAATTGAAACATCTAGGCTTGATTTCCATAGGAAAAAACAGAATGACGTTAGGACAGAAATTCTACAGGGTGTTATAGATAGTATATCTGTGGGTCAGCGGCAAGGAAGCCAGGTTGGTCGGAGAGTGTACCTTCCAGCTTCGTTTATTGGAGGTCCAAGGGACATGCGACGGCGTTACATAGACGCTATGGCTTTGGTTCAAAAGTATGGCAGACCAGATATTTTTATTACTATGACTTGTAATACTAACTGGAAGGAGATTCAGGAAAATCTAAAGTATGGAGAAGATGCACAGGATAGGCCTGATTTGGTGTCCAGAGTTTTTAGAGCAAAATTCGAAATGCTTAAATCTGAGATACTAAAGAAAAAGATCTTTGGAGAGGTCCAGGCTCTTGTTTATGTTATTGAGTTTCAGAAGAGAGGTCTACCTCATGCTCACTTGCTCCTGATTCTTAAGCATGAATATAAGCCGTTGAATCCTGAGGCTTACGATCAAATTGTTTCTGCTGAGATTCCGGATCCTGATAAGCAGAGATACCTGTATTCACTTGTCATCAAACACATGATGCATGGTCCTTGTGGACAATTGAACAAAGATAATGTTTGCATGAAAAATGGAACGTGCAGAAATCATTATCCCAAGGATTTCAGTGAATACACTATCCATACAGAAGATAGCTATCCGCATTATAGAAGGAGGAGAAATGGTCGAGTTGTAAGAGTACGGAATAAAACACTTGGCAACCGTTGGGTTGTTCCGTACAATCCTTACCTTCTTGCATTATTTGACTGCCATATGAATGTTGAGATTTGTTCAACGGTCAGGTTagtcaaatatttatacaaatacGTCTACAAGGGGCACGACCGTATTAGCTTTCATATAAATACTGGTTCTGCTGCTGAAAACATCGATGAAATCAATGACTTCCAATCCGGACGATGGGTCGCAGCTGCAGAGGCCTTTTGGCGCATATATAGGTTTTCTTTAAATGAAATGACTCCTTCTGTTTACGCTCTTCAGGTACATCTTCCAGGCCACCAGATGATTTCATTTCATAAACATTCTGACCTTGCTGATGTTGTGAACCGTGCTGATTTTAGCAAGACAATGCTTACACAATTTTTTCACATGAATAAGACCGATAAAATAGCTCAAAACCTCAATTGCCTTTACCGTGACTTTCCTGAGTTTTTTGTCTGGACTCCCAAAACAAGAAACTGGACTCCCAGGAAGCGGAGGTCGGTCATTGGCAGATTGGTAACTGTTAGCCCAACTGAGGGAGAACGTTATTATCTTCGATTACTTCTATCTCATGTTCATGCTCCAACGTCATTTGAGGATCTACTCACTGTCAATGGTAAGCTTGCTCTATCATATAGAGAGGCTGCCTTCGAAATGGGTTTGCTCCAATCTGATACGTACTTAGAGGATGCTCTTACGGATGCAGCAACATTTCAAATGCCATTCTCGCTCAGAACTCTGTTTGCAGTTCTCTTAGTCTATTGCTCCCCCAGCAATCCAAGGCTTCTTTGGGAAAGATTCGAGGGTGAGCTTTCCCAGGATTTAAAAAGGAACTCTCATTTGACTGATTGCGATTCTGATCAAATAAGAATGCGTACTCTCCAAGAGATAAACAGAATCTTAGAACAGATGGGAAGGAATGTGAGTGACTACCATCTTGTTCCTGAAGGATTTTCTCTTGTATGTGATGATCGGCTCACAAAGGAGATAGAGAGTGAGAGAAACATTCCATTCACGGAAGAAGACTTGCTCTTATCTTCGAAATTGAACGAAGCCCAGAAACATGCTTACGATGTTATTCTAACTGAGGTTTATTCTTCTGGGAGTAAGAGCTTTTTTGTTGATGGTCCTGGGGGGACTGGCAAAACGTTTTTATATCGTTCACTTCTTGCAACGCTTAGATCTCAGGGCTATATTGCGATAGCAGTTGCATCGTCCGGCGTTGCTGCTTCTATTCTTCCTGGAGGAAGGACTGCTCATTCAAGATTCAAGATTCCGTTGGATGTGTCAGCGAGCAGAACCTGCCAAATCAGCAAGCAGAGCTCTATAGCTAAGCTGATTTCGCTAGCCAAACTAATTCTCTGGGATGAGGCTTCGATGGCTAAAAAGGATACTGTGGAAGCATTTGATCTATTGCTGAAAGATGTGATGGATTCTGATATGCCTTTTGGTGGTAAAATAGTAGTTTTTGGTGGTGATTTTCGTCAGACTCTACCTGTTATACCAAATGCATCTAGGGACCAGCAGATCGAAGCTAGCTTTGTTAATTCTCTTTTATGGAATACTCTGACAAAGCTTTCTTTATCAGAAAATATGCGAGCCCTTTTAGACCTTCCATACTCAGATTTCCTTCTTAGAGTTGGTGAAGGCCGTGAACCTGAAGATCTTGAAGGGAAAATATCTTTATGTGAGCATTTATTAATTCGGTACAATAACAAGAATGAATCACTGAACAg GTTAGTGGATTTTGTATTCTCCGATCTCTGCCTTTATTCATTAGATCCATACAGCATGATCAACAGATGCGTTCTTACGCCAAAGAACTCCTGTGTCGATGATATTAATGAGATGATGATTGATCGATTCCCTGGACAGGCCTATGTTTATATGAGCACTGATAGAACTCTAAATGAAAGAGATCAAGGGGACTACCAAGACTTTCTGAATTCTTTAAATCCCAAAGGTTTGCCTCCCCATAAATTAGTCCTGAAAGAAAACTGTCCTATCATTCTTCTAAGGAACTTAAATCCTACAGAAGGATTATGTAATGGGACAAGGCTCATTTGCAGAAGCTTAAAACAGCATGTGCTCTGTGCTGAGATTGCAGTCGGTGAGCATCGAGGCAAACAAATTGTTTTGCCTAGAATTCCACTGCAAACATCTGATGCTGAGAAGATTGGAATTCCTTTTAAACGTATTCAGTTTCCAATAAAGCTTTGCTTTGCCATGACCATCAATAAGTCGCAAGGTCAAACATTGGATCGTGTAGGCATCTATCTCCGCGAGCCTGTTTTTTCGCATGGCCAACTATACGTTGCTTTATCTCGCGCTAAGATGGCAACTGCTGTTAAAGTTTTGATAATGCCACCAACTTTTCATGATACTGTCGTTGAGGTTAAAACCCGAAACGTTGTTTACCGGGAAATTCTAGAATTAGCTAAAAGATGA
- the LOC140036828 gene encoding uncharacterized protein isoform X1 yields MNRPKNPFKKWESVQLKTKIRFYLLTFDHRKIHVATAAQKGLGNMVCYPKNAFLEAYPMILRALGEPYLYSVESIQQWLQTITHISSSAFVKTEPAKSCRISNGQQWCYVLFCTNIEKQEIPDDMFESNRFQHGQTIVVQHGLARWNLEIRNRCFEGEWMTFCSDNYIAENDMIFLRNRGSFTYDIFTFGFDQRLVYTRWTLHLPMIPSKLSTSEGNLFSPLIRLFLSEKYTFSHALFSITGFANNQSDLKLITSSINRFFAHNLMALDTFYQIFSSEFKYSMKIPRYVTSRLHESRTPSIVLTSGIKIYNIGVTQNRFHQNWNTFVIDHDLREGEILFFMPQSRTSLAVLIFGTNGLEIMYPWHHRFHI; encoded by the exons ATGAATCGACCAAAAAATCCTTTCAAAAAATGGGAATCAGTTCAGCTGAAGACGAAAATACGATTTTACCTCTTAACATTTGATCACAGAAAGATTCATGTAGCCACTGCTGCACAGAAAGGCTTGGGAAACATGGTATGCTATCCAAAAAATGCCTTCCTTGAAGCTTATCCTATGATTCTTCGTGCGCTAGGTGAACCATATTTGTATTCGGTTGAATCGATTCAACAGTGGTTACAAACTATCACCCACATCTCTTCATCAGCATTTGTAAAAACAG AACCAGCTAAGAGCTGTAGAATTTCCAATGGACAGCAATGGTGTTATGTACTATTTTGCACAAACATTGAAAAACAG GAAATACCCGATGATATGTTTGAATCCAACCGTTTTCAACATGGACAGACTATAGTTGTTCAGCATGGCTTGGCTCGGTGGAACTTAGAAATCAGAAACCGTTGTTTTGAAGGAGAATGGATGACTTTTTGCTCAGATAACTATATTGCCGAGAATGATATGATATTTTTAAGAAATAGAGGGAGTTTTACATATGACATATTTACTTTTGGGTTTGATCAGAGGCTTGTTTACACCCGCTGGACATTACACCTTCCAATGATCCCTTCTAAATTATCCACTTCAGAAGGAAACTTATTCAGTCCCCTAATACGTCTTTTCCTTTCAGAAAAATATACATTCTCACATGCTCTTTTTTCTATTACAGGTTTTGCTAATAATCAATCAGATTTGAAATTAATCACATCATCAATCAATCGCTTTTTTGCACACAATTTAATGGCGTTAGATACCTTCTATCAAATTTTTTCCTCCGAGTTCAAGTACTCCATG AAGATTCCCCGCTATGTAACTTCCAGATTACATGAATCCAGAACACCATCTATAGTCTTGACAAGTGGAATCAAGATTTACAACATTGGAGTGACACAAAATAGATTTCATCAAAACTGGAACACTTTCGTTATTGATCATGACCTTCGAGAGGGAGAAATCCTTTTCTTCATGCCGCAGTCACGCACTTCACTAGCTGTTTTGATCTTCGGAACAAATGGACTCGAAATCATGTATCCGTGGCATCATCGGTTCCACATTTAG
- the LOC140036828 gene encoding uncharacterized protein isoform X3 produces the protein MNRPKNPFKKWESVQLKTKIRFYLLTFDHRKIHVATAAQKGLGNMVCYPKNAFLEAYPMILRALGEPYLYSVESIQQWLQTITHISSSAFVKTAKSCRISNGQQWCYVLFCTNIEKQEIPDDMFESNRFQHGQTIVVQHGLARWNLEIRNRCFEGEWMTFCSDNYIAENDMIFLRNRGSFTYDIFTFGFDQRLVYTRWTLHLPMIPSKLSTSEGNLFSPLIRLFLSEKYTFSHALFSITGFANNQSDLKLITSSINRFFAHNLMALDTFYQIFSSEFKYSMKIPRYVTSRLHESRTPSIVLTSGIKIYNIGVTQNRFHQNWNTFVIDHDLREGEILFFMPQSRTSLAVLIFGTNGLEIMYPWHHRFHI, from the exons ATGAATCGACCAAAAAATCCTTTCAAAAAATGGGAATCAGTTCAGCTGAAGACGAAAATACGATTTTACCTCTTAACATTTGATCACAGAAAGATTCATGTAGCCACTGCTGCACAGAAAGGCTTGGGAAACATGGTATGCTATCCAAAAAATGCCTTCCTTGAAGCTTATCCTATGATTCTTCGTGCGCTAGGTGAACCATATTTGTATTCGGTTGAATCGATTCAACAGTGGTTACAAACTATCACCCACATCTCTTCATCAGCATTTGTAAAAACAG CTAAGAGCTGTAGAATTTCCAATGGACAGCAATGGTGTTATGTACTATTTTGCACAAACATTGAAAAACAG GAAATACCCGATGATATGTTTGAATCCAACCGTTTTCAACATGGACAGACTATAGTTGTTCAGCATGGCTTGGCTCGGTGGAACTTAGAAATCAGAAACCGTTGTTTTGAAGGAGAATGGATGACTTTTTGCTCAGATAACTATATTGCCGAGAATGATATGATATTTTTAAGAAATAGAGGGAGTTTTACATATGACATATTTACTTTTGGGTTTGATCAGAGGCTTGTTTACACCCGCTGGACATTACACCTTCCAATGATCCCTTCTAAATTATCCACTTCAGAAGGAAACTTATTCAGTCCCCTAATACGTCTTTTCCTTTCAGAAAAATATACATTCTCACATGCTCTTTTTTCTATTACAGGTTTTGCTAATAATCAATCAGATTTGAAATTAATCACATCATCAATCAATCGCTTTTTTGCACACAATTTAATGGCGTTAGATACCTTCTATCAAATTTTTTCCTCCGAGTTCAAGTACTCCATG AAGATTCCCCGCTATGTAACTTCCAGATTACATGAATCCAGAACACCATCTATAGTCTTGACAAGTGGAATCAAGATTTACAACATTGGAGTGACACAAAATAGATTTCATCAAAACTGGAACACTTTCGTTATTGATCATGACCTTCGAGAGGGAGAAATCCTTTTCTTCATGCCGCAGTCACGCACTTCACTAGCTGTTTTGATCTTCGGAACAAATGGACTCGAAATCATGTATCCGTGGCATCATCGGTTCCACATTTAG
- the LOC140036828 gene encoding uncharacterized protein isoform X2: MNRPKNPFKKWESVQLKTKIRFYLLTFDHRKIHVATAAQKGLGNMVCYPKNAFLEAYPMILRALGEPYLYSVESIQQWLQTITHISSSAFVKTEPAKSCRISNGQQWCYVLFCTNIEKQEIPDDMFESNRFQHGQTIVVQHGLARWNLEIRNRCFEGEWMTFCSDNYIAENDMIFLRNRGSFTYDIFTFGFDQRLVYTRWTLHLPMIPSKLSTSEGNLFSPLIRLFLSEKYTFSHALFSITGFANNQSDLKLITSSINRFFAHNLMALDTFYQIFSSEFKYSMIPRYVTSRLHESRTPSIVLTSGIKIYNIGVTQNRFHQNWNTFVIDHDLREGEILFFMPQSRTSLAVLIFGTNGLEIMYPWHHRFHI, translated from the exons ATGAATCGACCAAAAAATCCTTTCAAAAAATGGGAATCAGTTCAGCTGAAGACGAAAATACGATTTTACCTCTTAACATTTGATCACAGAAAGATTCATGTAGCCACTGCTGCACAGAAAGGCTTGGGAAACATGGTATGCTATCCAAAAAATGCCTTCCTTGAAGCTTATCCTATGATTCTTCGTGCGCTAGGTGAACCATATTTGTATTCGGTTGAATCGATTCAACAGTGGTTACAAACTATCACCCACATCTCTTCATCAGCATTTGTAAAAACAG AACCAGCTAAGAGCTGTAGAATTTCCAATGGACAGCAATGGTGTTATGTACTATTTTGCACAAACATTGAAAAACAG GAAATACCCGATGATATGTTTGAATCCAACCGTTTTCAACATGGACAGACTATAGTTGTTCAGCATGGCTTGGCTCGGTGGAACTTAGAAATCAGAAACCGTTGTTTTGAAGGAGAATGGATGACTTTTTGCTCAGATAACTATATTGCCGAGAATGATATGATATTTTTAAGAAATAGAGGGAGTTTTACATATGACATATTTACTTTTGGGTTTGATCAGAGGCTTGTTTACACCCGCTGGACATTACACCTTCCAATGATCCCTTCTAAATTATCCACTTCAGAAGGAAACTTATTCAGTCCCCTAATACGTCTTTTCCTTTCAGAAAAATATACATTCTCACATGCTCTTTTTTCTATTACAGGTTTTGCTAATAATCAATCAGATTTGAAATTAATCACATCATCAATCAATCGCTTTTTTGCACACAATTTAATGGCGTTAGATACCTTCTATCAAATTTTTTCCTCCGAGTTCAAGTACTCCATG ATTCCCCGCTATGTAACTTCCAGATTACATGAATCCAGAACACCATCTATAGTCTTGACAAGTGGAATCAAGATTTACAACATTGGAGTGACACAAAATAGATTTCATCAAAACTGGAACACTTTCGTTATTGATCATGACCTTCGAGAGGGAGAAATCCTTTTCTTCATGCCGCAGTCACGCACTTCACTAGCTGTTTTGATCTTCGGAACAAATGGACTCGAAATCATGTATCCGTGGCATCATCGGTTCCACATTTAG